One genomic segment of Gottschalkia acidurici 9a includes these proteins:
- a CDS encoding NCS2 family permease has product MLSSQSSLDRLFKIKDRGSDVKTEITAGITTFMTIAYLLAVIPNQLGIPEIGMDKSSVFTATALSALIATALVGIIGNFPFGLAPSMGLNAFFAFSIVIGMGKSWQFALTAVLIAGIILVILTLLKVREALFDVIPSNLKMAMIVGIGLFITFIGLKNAGIVASGGAILEIGNLKDPAVFIALIGIIFTGFLMHKNVKGALLIGIVAATLLGIPFGVTKLPTSPISLPPSLAPTAFKFVGMDQVLTADMAIAVFTFLFVAIFDTIGTLVGLASKANLLDENEKLPGINKAYISDSIGSIVAACLGTSFIGTTVESASGISEGGKTGLTAISTSVLFLIALFLSPLFLVIPSAATSPVLVIVGLLMVSAVKEIDFNDFTEGLPAFLTIVIMPLSYSIAEGIVIGMIAYVGLKVLTGKFKEISPVMYILSIIFILRIIFM; this is encoded by the coding sequence ATGTTAAGTTCACAAAGCTCTTTAGACAGACTCTTTAAAATTAAAGATCGTGGTTCCGATGTTAAAACAGAAATAACTGCAGGAATAACTACTTTTATGACTATAGCATATTTACTTGCAGTTATACCTAATCAACTTGGAATACCCGAAATAGGTATGGATAAAAGTTCAGTATTTACAGCTACAGCATTATCAGCCCTTATAGCAACTGCTTTAGTTGGTATAATAGGTAACTTTCCATTTGGATTAGCACCCTCAATGGGGTTAAATGCATTCTTTGCATTTTCCATAGTAATAGGTATGGGTAAGTCATGGCAATTTGCATTAACTGCTGTTCTCATAGCAGGTATAATCCTTGTTATATTAACTTTGTTAAAAGTTAGAGAGGCACTGTTTGATGTAATTCCTAGTAATCTAAAAATGGCAATGATTGTAGGTATAGGCTTATTTATAACCTTCATAGGTCTCAAGAATGCTGGTATAGTGGCATCTGGTGGAGCCATACTTGAAATAGGTAACCTAAAAGATCCAGCAGTATTCATTGCATTAATAGGAATTATATTCACTGGATTCCTAATGCATAAAAATGTTAAGGGAGCATTGCTTATAGGTATTGTAGCAGCAACCCTATTAGGAATACCTTTTGGTGTAACTAAATTACCAACTAGTCCAATATCACTCCCACCTTCACTAGCACCAACTGCTTTTAAATTTGTAGGTATGGATCAAGTATTAACAGCTGATATGGCAATAGCAGTATTTACATTCCTTTTCGTTGCTATATTTGATACTATTGGAACTTTAGTAGGTCTTGCATCAAAAGCAAATTTATTAGATGAAAATGAAAAATTGCCTGGTATAAACAAAGCATATATATCAGACTCTATAGGTAGTATAGTTGCAGCTTGCTTGGGTACTAGTTTTATAGGAACCACTGTAGAAAGTGCCTCTGGTATATCAGAAGGAGGAAAAACTGGATTAACTGCTATAAGTACCTCTGTACTTTTTTTAATAGCATTGTTTTTAAGTCCACTGTTCTTAGTCATACCATCAGCAGCTACATCTCCGGTTCTAGTTATAGTTGGACTTCTAATGGTTTCTGCCGTTAAGGAAATCGATTTCAATGACTTTACAGAAGGCCTTCCAGCTTTCTTAACTATAGTTATAATGCCACTTTCATATAGTATAGCTGAAGGTATTGTTATTGGTATGATTGCTTATGTTGGCTTAAAAGTTCTAACAGGTAAATTCAAAGAGATATCACCTGTTATGTATATATTGTCTATTATATTTATTCTAAGAATCATATTTATGTAA
- the serS gene encoding serine--tRNA ligase, with product MLDIKRIRNNPEEVKSQLSKRGGEYNIDLIVELDESRRKLLVEVEEMKAKQNQVSKEIPKLKKEGKDASEVLKEMKELSDKVTQKDIEVKEIEAKLHDAILEIPNIPNADIVVGASDEDNVEIRKVGEPHNFDFEVKPHWDLGTDLDILDFERATKLTGARFTLFKGLGATLERALINFMLSTHTTKHGYTEVSPPFMVNRQSMIGTGQLPKFEEDMFKISGREFYLIPTAEVPVTNIHRDEILDEEKLPLYYTAYTPCFRQEAGSAGRDTRGIIRNHQFDKIELVKLVKPESSYEELEKLTDNAEQILKALNIPYRVVELCTGDIGFSSAKTYDIEVWMPSYGRYVEISSCSNFEDFQARRANLRYRSKETGKPEFVHTLNGSGLAVGRTLAALLENYQQEDGSIVIPEALRPFMGGLEKIEK from the coding sequence ATGTTAGACATTAAAAGAATAAGAAATAATCCAGAAGAAGTAAAAAGCCAACTGTCTAAAAGAGGCGGAGAATATAATATAGACTTAATAGTTGAACTAGATGAGAGTAGAAGAAAGCTTCTTGTAGAAGTAGAAGAAATGAAAGCTAAACAAAATCAAGTATCAAAAGAGATACCAAAGCTTAAAAAAGAGGGAAAAGATGCATCGGAAGTTTTAAAAGAGATGAAAGAATTATCAGATAAAGTTACCCAAAAAGATATTGAAGTAAAAGAGATAGAAGCTAAGTTACATGATGCAATATTAGAAATACCTAATATACCAAATGCAGACATAGTAGTGGGAGCTAGTGATGAGGATAATGTAGAGATAAGAAAAGTCGGTGAGCCTCATAACTTTGATTTTGAAGTAAAACCACATTGGGACTTAGGTACAGACTTAGATATATTAGACTTTGAAAGAGCTACAAAATTAACTGGAGCTAGATTTACACTTTTTAAAGGGCTAGGAGCAACTTTAGAAAGAGCTCTTATAAACTTCATGCTAAGTACGCATACTACAAAACATGGATATACAGAAGTATCTCCCCCTTTTATGGTGAATAGACAAAGTATGATAGGAACAGGACAGTTACCTAAATTTGAAGAAGATATGTTTAAGATATCAGGAAGAGAGTTTTACCTTATACCAACAGCAGAAGTTCCAGTAACTAATATTCATAGAGATGAAATTTTAGATGAAGAAAAGTTACCACTGTACTATACAGCATATACACCTTGTTTTAGACAAGAAGCAGGATCAGCAGGTAGAGATACTAGGGGAATTATAAGAAATCATCAGTTTGATAAAATCGAACTAGTAAAATTAGTTAAGCCAGAAAGTTCTTATGAAGAATTAGAAAAGCTTACAGATAATGCAGAGCAAATACTTAAAGCATTAAACATACCATATAGAGTCGTGGAACTATGTACAGGAGATATAGGATTCTCATCAGCAAAAACTTATGATATAGAAGTATGGATGCCGAGTTATGGAAGATACGTTGAAATATCTTCATGTAGTAACTTTGAAGATTTCCAAGCTAGAAGAGCAAATCTGAGATATAGATCTAAGGAAACAGGAAAACCAGAGTTTGTACACACTTTAAACGGATCAGGATTAGCAGTAGGAAGAACATTAGCAGCTCTACTAGAGAACTATCAGCAAGAAGATGGTAGTATAGTGATACCAGAAGCTCTTAGACCATTTATGGGTGGATTAGAGAAAATAGAGAAGTAA
- a CDS encoding IS3 family transposase: protein MRPSVKYLAIYRHKNKYSISLMCKFFNVSRSGYYDFVKRMDKPSKNEHLIELIRQCQEKTRRTYGYRRVKIWLERNYNIIINAKTVLKVMNHNNLLSQIRRRKKYKQMGKQLHKYENILNRDFKASKPNQKWVTDISYIHTTEGILYLSMIKDLYDNSIVAYKTGTEQTVNLVLNTIKHAKRKEKVTTELQLHSDQGLQYTSKGYFNLLKEYGITPSMSRRGNCYDNACAENFFGILKSECIYRAKPKSIYEARQLIDDYIYFYNYERIQLKTKLTPHEKRCQFV, encoded by the coding sequence GTGAGGCCATCAGTAAAATATTTAGCAATATATAGACACAAAAATAAATACTCTATATCTTTAATGTGTAAATTCTTTAATGTATCTCGTAGTGGATATTATGACTTTGTTAAGCGAATGGACAAGCCAAGTAAAAATGAACACTTGATAGAATTAATTAGACAATGTCAAGAGAAAACTAGAAGAACTTATGGCTATCGTAGAGTTAAAATATGGCTAGAACGTAATTATAATATAATCATAAATGCAAAAACAGTACTTAAAGTTATGAACCATAATAACCTACTTTCTCAAATTAGACGACGTAAAAAATATAAGCAGATGGGTAAGCAACTTCACAAATACGAGAACATTCTAAATCGCGACTTTAAAGCCAGTAAACCAAATCAAAAGTGGGTAACTGATATTTCATATATACATACAACTGAAGGTATACTTTATCTGTCTATGATTAAAGATCTATATGACAATAGTATAGTTGCATACAAAACTGGAACAGAACAAACAGTTAACCTTGTACTTAATACAATAAAACATGCCAAAAGAAAGGAAAAAGTCACTACAGAGCTGCAACTCCATAGTGACCAAGGGTTACAATACACTTCCAAAGGATATTTTAACCTACTAAAAGAATACGGTATAACTCCATCTATGTCAAGACGTGGAAACTGTTATGACAATGCATGTGCTGAGAACTTCTTTGGAATATTAAAATCTGAATGTATTTATAGAGCTAAGCCTAAAAGCATTTATGAAGCTCGCCAACTCATAGATGACTACATTTATTTCTACAATTATGAGCGTATACAACTAAAAACAAAGCTGACACCACATGAAAAACGGTGTCAGTTTGTATAA
- a CDS encoding ABC transporter permease, whose translation MGTLNTYAAHEQVGLFAVTSLLIGDASVTKATFGQALLGTFLFHLLFIISPVAGQNLMNNGQIGKFFRVFIAYDVIGIALALHAWHKKAE comes from the coding sequence ATGGGTACTTTAAATACTTATGCTGCTCATGAACAAGTTGGACTATTTGCTGTTACATCTTTACTTATAGGCGATGCATCTGTAACTAAAGCAACCTTTGGTCAGGCGCTACTTGGGACTTTCCTCTTCCACTTATTATTCATAATCTCTCCTGTCGCGGGACAAAATCTTATGAATAATGGTCAGATAGGAAAATTCTTTAGAGTATTTATAGCTTATGATGTTATAGGTATAGCCCTTGCACTTCATGCTTGGCATAAAAAAGCTGAATAA
- a CDS encoding D-alanyl-D-alanine carboxypeptidase family protein, with protein sequence MKRRIALLLSFLLLLPNISYTAQSFDNRDVGAAVLADYETGDILYSYNTDISLEVASLTKIMTYLVTMDQISKGNANLKDKITISENAAQRGGSSFKLKPGEEYTLDQLLESIMIVSANDSCIAIAEHISGSEKSFTKLMNQKAQEIGLEKTYFASVNGYPDGDIHNTMNTSDILKLTRYTIQQYPQILDITKKDEIIDDRGYEFKNTNPLMGVIEGTNGLKTGYTDIAKYCLVSTVDINRENNQDQMLIGIIMGAPSENIRTAKSIELINMGMDNSYKKEKILDKNISVGEGNIIDGIKENVQLYPVEDMYGIVKEGQAISKKINMFDHISAPVKKGDVVGEIIIEYGDNIKKMDLVVNENIKKSNFINMFFKSVKGFISFIF encoded by the coding sequence ATGAAAAGAAGAATAGCATTGTTATTAAGTTTTTTATTATTATTGCCTAATATATCATATACAGCGCAAAGCTTTGATAATAGAGATGTGGGTGCTGCAGTACTCGCAGATTATGAAACAGGGGACATACTTTATTCATATAATACTGATATTAGTCTAGAAGTTGCAAGTTTAACGAAAATAATGACTTACTTAGTAACTATGGATCAGATTAGTAAGGGAAATGCAAATTTAAAAGATAAAATTACTATAAGTGAAAATGCAGCTCAAAGAGGTGGATCCTCTTTTAAGCTAAAACCTGGAGAAGAATATACTTTGGATCAGTTATTAGAATCCATTATGATAGTTTCAGCAAATGATTCGTGCATAGCTATAGCAGAGCATATATCAGGAAGTGAAAAATCTTTCACAAAGCTTATGAATCAAAAAGCACAGGAGATAGGGCTAGAGAAAACATACTTTGCAAGTGTTAACGGATATCCTGATGGAGATATTCACAATACTATGAATACTAGTGATATTCTCAAATTAACAAGATATACTATACAACAGTATCCTCAGATTTTAGATATAACTAAAAAAGATGAAATAATAGATGATAGAGGATATGAATTTAAGAATACAAATCCATTGATGGGAGTAATCGAAGGCACAAATGGTCTTAAGACTGGGTATACTGATATAGCTAAATATTGCTTGGTTTCAACAGTAGATATAAATAGAGAGAATAATCAAGATCAAATGTTAATAGGAATTATAATGGGTGCCCCTAGTGAAAATATTAGAACGGCAAAAAGTATAGAGTTAATAAATATGGGAATGGATAATAGTTATAAAAAAGAGAAGATACTAGATAAAAATATATCGGTAGGAGAAGGCAACATAATAGATGGTATAAAAGAAAACGTGCAACTGTATCCAGTGGAAGATATGTATGGAATAGTAAAAGAAGGACAAGCCATATCCAAAAAAATAAATATGTTCGATCATATAAGTGCTCCTGTAAAAAAAGGTGATGTAGTAGGAGAGATTATAATTGAATATGGAGATAATATAAAAAAGATGGATTTAGTTGTAAATGAAAATATCAAAAAATCTAATTTTATAAACATGTTTTTCAAATCGGTAAAGGGATTTATATCTTTTATTTTTTAA
- the tadA gene encoding tRNA adenosine(34) deaminase TadA: MEEYFMREALNEAYKAERIGEVPVGAVIVKDEKIISRGHNMRETLNDPTAHAEIIAIKRASEVLESWRLIGCTIYVTIEPCSMCAGAIVNSRIEKVAIGALDPKMGACGSVINVVQNKNFNHRVEITKGILETKCSSIMKDFFKKLRYR, translated from the coding sequence ATGGAAGAATACTTTATGAGAGAGGCCTTAAATGAAGCATACAAGGCAGAAAGAATAGGAGAAGTTCCCGTAGGAGCTGTGATAGTAAAAGATGAAAAAATAATATCTAGAGGACATAACATGAGAGAAACTCTAAATGATCCTACTGCTCATGCAGAAATCATAGCTATAAAGAGAGCTAGTGAAGTGTTAGAAAGCTGGAGACTTATAGGGTGTACTATTTATGTTACTATAGAACCTTGTTCTATGTGTGCAGGAGCTATAGTAAACTCTAGGATAGAAAAAGTAGCGATAGGGGCATTAGATCCTAAGATGGGTGCTTGCGGATCTGTAATAAATGTAGTTCAAAATAAGAACTTTAATCATAGGGTAGAAATAACAAAAGGGATATTAGAAACAAAATGTTCATCTATAATGAAAGATTTTTTTAAAAAACTAAGGTATAGATAG
- a CDS encoding BhlA/UviB family holin-like peptide, with product MENEVIKLASSQGIWSVLSIVLIFYIIKTQEKRDLRQEEREKNYQSIISELTSKFYIVEEIKKDVEEIKESVIV from the coding sequence ATGGAAAATGAAGTTATAAAGTTGGCTTCTAGTCAAGGTATTTGGTCTGTTCTTTCTATTGTTCTTATATTTTACATTATTAAAACACAGGAAAAAAGAGATTTAAGACAAGAGGAAAGAGAAAAAAACTATCAAAGTATTATTTCAGAACTTACGTCGAAGTTCTACATAGTTGAAGAAATAAAGAAAGACGTAGAAGAAATAAAAGAGTCTGTTATAGTTTGA
- a CDS encoding helix-turn-helix domain-containing protein translates to MDLENSKLEKLVVKAQQGDGVAMSTLISMFYPLIRKNSYINGELNEDCVQELTIRLIIAIRRFKFIKKNTSQSF, encoded by the coding sequence GTGGACCTTGAGAACAGTAAATTAGAAAAACTGGTAGTAAAAGCACAGCAGGGGGATGGTGTAGCTATGAGTACTCTAATATCAATGTTCTACCCCTTAATTAGAAAAAATAGTTATATAAACGGAGAGTTAAATGAGGATTGTGTACAAGAGTTAACTATAAGATTAATAATAGCTATACGAAGATTTAAATTTATAAAGAAAAATACATCACAAAGTTTTTAA
- a CDS encoding sigma-70 family RNA polymerase sigma factor: MKAYFLSYVKKTVQYSAIKFKQKNSNLYNHEKMILTTSKEDEEDKINTLIDKNIDIDKDAFTDFNNFCETFENIALAKNFQTLTQKQKEVIFEVIINETSERDLAKKLNTSFQNVNKIKRTAFKKLKVNLLNTNEDAK; the protein is encoded by the coding sequence ATGAAGGCATATTTTTTAAGTTATGTAAAAAAAACAGTTCAATATAGCGCGATAAAATTTAAGCAAAAAAATAGCAATTTGTACAACCATGAAAAAATGATCTTAACTACATCCAAAGAAGATGAGGAAGATAAGATTAATACTCTTATTGATAAAAATATTGACATAGACAAAGATGCTTTTACTGATTTTAATAATTTTTGTGAGACTTTTGAAAACATAGCCTTGGCAAAAAACTTTCAAACACTGACCCAAAAACAAAAAGAAGTTATCTTTGAAGTAATAATAAATGAAACTTCTGAGAGAGATCTTGCAAAAAAACTAAATACAAGTTTTCAAAACGTAAATAAAATAAAAAGAACAGCCTTTAAAAAATTAAAAGTTAATTTATTAAATACTAATGAAGATGCTAAATAA
- a CDS encoding S-layer homology domain-containing protein, translated as MNDLDKEYLAFLTNGIESPNVLKDEKYSYTITREKFTELIIGFYVKVSNIDSDDIEINDNLFKDTTSLEVQRAYFLEIIQGISKDTFSPNDNITREQIATMITRLLKLKGIDTETNYDLSYCKDKEEISEWVLTSLFYLV; from the coding sequence GTGAATGATCTGGACAAAGAATATCTAGCTTTTTTAACAAATGGAATAGAATCACCAAACGTTCTAAAAGATGAAAAATATTCTTATACAATAACTAGAGAAAAATTTACAGAATTAATTATAGGGTTTTATGTAAAAGTTAGTAACATAGATAGCGATGATATTGAAATAAATGACAATCTTTTTAAAGACACAACTAGTTTAGAGGTACAAAGAGCTTATTTTTTGGAAATAATTCAGGGGATAAGTAAAGATACTTTTAGTCCAAATGATAATATAACGAGAGAACAGATAGCGACAATGATAACAAGACTTTTAAAATTAAAAGGGATAGATACTGAAACAAACTATGATTTAAGTTATTGTAAAGACAAAGAAGAAATCAGCGAATGGGTTCTAACTTCACTATTTTACTTAGTTTAA
- a CDS encoding S-layer homology domain-containing protein yields MKKCKLEKLLVSSIVSVAIFLSTSFAFAQNSAWSGQGISNFLTNGIEAPNVLKDEKYYYPITREEFTELVIGFYAKVSNINRDDIEVKENPFKDTTSLDVQRAYSLGIIQGISKDAFSPNDNITREQIATMVTRLLKLKGIDTETNYDLSYCKDKDEISEWALDSLSYFVENGIIKGVNISNSNLYIHPKSTATVEAVITILDRIAEKHNWLIKSKDLYINGFLVPNDTELILKEYGDDSLICTIEWEEITDIEKLKKDLIYILNSKEEIKDYNKINNFINRIIVKDIENELWKEKDEVYTNKYKIYVRKGGDSAWVYFMPI; encoded by the coding sequence ATGAAGAAATGTAAGTTAGAAAAATTATTAGTTAGTAGTATTGTTTCAGTAGCAATATTTTTAAGTACGAGTTTTGCTTTTGCACAAAATAGTGCATGGTCTGGACAGGGTATATCTAACTTTTTAACTAATGGGATAGAAGCACCAAACGTTTTAAAAGATGAAAAATACTATTATCCAATAACCAGAGAAGAATTTACCGAGTTAGTTATAGGGTTTTATGCAAAAGTTAGCAATATAAATAGAGATGATATTGAAGTAAAAGAAAACCCTTTTAAAGATACAACTAGTTTAGACGTACAAAGAGCTTATTCTCTGGGAATAATTCAGGGGATAAGTAAAGATGCGTTTAGCCCAAATGACAACATAACAAGAGAACAGATAGCAACAATGGTAACAAGACTTTTAAAATTAAAAGGAATAGATACTGAAACAAACTATGATTTAAGCTATTGTAAAGACAAAGATGAAATTAGTGAATGGGCTCTAGATTCCTTATCTTACTTTGTTGAGAATGGGATAATCAAAGGTGTTAATATAAGCAATAGTAACTTGTATATACATCCTAAAAGTACAGCAACAGTAGAAGCAGTTATAACTATATTAGATAGAATTGCAGAGAAACACAATTGGCTTATTAAATCAAAAGACTTATATATAAATGGATTTTTAGTTCCAAATGATACAGAATTAATATTAAAAGAATATGGAGATGATTCATTAATTTGTACAATTGAATGGGAAGAAATAACTGACATTGAGAAATTAAAAAAAGATTTAATTTATATACTTAACTCAAAAGAAGAAATTAAAGATTATAATAAAATAAATAATTTTATCAATAGAATTATAGTAAAAGATATAGAAAATGAATTGTGGAAAGAAAAGGATGAAGTTTATACCAATAAATATAAAATATATGTGCGCAAAGGCGGTGATAGCGCATGGGTATACTTTATGCCAATATAA
- a CDS encoding S-layer homology domain-containing protein — MKKCKLEKLLVSSIVSVAIFLSTSFAFAQNSAWSGQGISNFLTNGIEAPNVLKDEKYYYPITREEFTELVIGFYVKVSNINRDDIEVKENPFKDTTSLDVQRAYSLGIIQGISKDAFSPNDNITREQIATMVTRLLKLKGIDTETNYDLSYCKDKDEISEWALDSLSYFVENGIIKGVNISNSNLYIHPKSTATVEAVITILDRIAEKHNWLIKSKDLYINGFLVPNDTELILKENGKGIICTIKWEEITNIEKLKKDLIYILNSKGETIDDTITSKFINSVTTTDVQNELWVKEDEIYTGNCTIYITKHHYSRTTDIETVLHFHPLNEN, encoded by the coding sequence ATGAAGAAATGTAAGTTAGAAAAATTATTAGTTAGTAGTATTGTTTCAGTAGCAATATTTTTAAGTACGAGTTTTGCTTTTGCACAAAATAGTGCATGGTCTGGACAAGGTATATCTAACTTTTTAACTAATGGGATAGAAGCACCAAACGTTTTAAAAGATGAAAAATACTATTATCCAATAACCAGAGAAGAATTCACCGAGTTAGTTATAGGGTTTTATGTAAAGGTTAGCAATATAAATAGAGATGATATTGAAGTAAAAGAAAACCCTTTTAAAGATACGACTAGTTTAGACGTACAAAGAGCTTATTCTCTGGGAATAATTCAGGGGATAAGTAAAGATGCGTTTAGCCCAAATGACAACATAACAAGAGAACAGATAGCAACAATGGTAACAAGACTTTTAAAATTAAAAGGAATAGATACTGAAACAAACTATGATTTAAGCTATTGTAAAGACAAAGATGAAATTAGTGAATGGGCTCTAGATTCCTTATCTTACTTTGTTGAGAATGGGATAATCAAAGGTGTTAATATAAGCAATAGTAACTTGTATATACATCCTAAAAGTACAGCAACAGTAGAAGCAGTTATAACTATATTAGATAGAATTGCAGAGAAACATAATTGGCTTATTAAGTCAAAAGACTTATATATAAATGGATTTCTAGTTCCAAATGATACAGAATTAATATTGAAAGAGAATGGTAAAGGGATAATATGCACAATTAAATGGGAAGAAATAACTAACATTGAGAAATTAAAGAAAGATTTAATTTATATACTTAACTCAAAAGGAGAAACTATTGATGATACTATAACTAGTAAATTTATAAATAGCGTTACAACAACAGATGTACAAAATGAGCTTTGGGTAAAAGAGGATGAAATTTATACAGGTAATTGTACTATATATATAACCAAACATCACTATAGTAGAACTACAGATATAGAAACCGTATTACATTTTCATCCACTTAATGAAAATTAA
- a CDS encoding B12-binding domain-containing radical SAM protein: MCKSILLIGFYNEKALGVRYLANALRKEGYTPHVLFLKRFNSVKPEKVSDKELELLVNLINKINPSYIGLSVMSSLYLESIYLVSEKIKEKFNIPMFWGGVYSTLFPAKALNYCDYVIRGEGEGALIELINALEKKEDISSIENIVFRDKDNNIVQNNMRPLIENLDTLGSPEIGGKNKYLIHDDSLVEGDPQLNSFTYELSASRGCPFACSYCSSINLKRLYNGKGRYVRFRSVDSVIAELKEAKKKIKNLKLIHFWDEIFSDEPGWIEQFNHEYKKEINLPFNIWGHPLKINENIIKNLVDAGLNQIVVGIQSGSPRIRKQVFNRPEKQEDIINSSKVLSKCKVPNVIYDFMLQHPFETVDDLKETFELCMSMEPPFQLQIHGLNFLPGTDIVDMAIDDGHLTNEELEKIMYSSIQEQYDMYWGPAAANNINENDIWISLIYLTQFPSLKPTIRRLKNDIEMGKKLKTTIALQKIMKQTSRAKSLARKLKLVVSK; the protein is encoded by the coding sequence ATGTGTAAGTCAATTTTACTTATAGGATTTTATAACGAAAAAGCCTTAGGTGTAAGATACTTAGCTAATGCTTTAAGAAAAGAAGGCTATACTCCTCATGTATTATTTTTAAAAAGATTTAACAGTGTAAAGCCTGAAAAAGTAAGCGATAAAGAACTGGAATTATTGGTTAATTTAATAAATAAAATAAACCCTTCATATATAGGTCTTAGTGTAATGTCATCTCTATATTTAGAATCAATATATTTAGTAAGTGAAAAAATAAAAGAAAAGTTTAATATACCTATGTTCTGGGGTGGTGTATATTCAACACTATTCCCAGCAAAAGCTCTTAACTATTGTGACTATGTAATTAGAGGTGAAGGTGAAGGAGCTTTGATAGAGCTAATAAATGCTTTAGAAAAAAAAGAAGATATTTCAAGTATAGAGAATATAGTATTTAGGGATAAAGATAATAACATAGTCCAAAATAATATGAGGCCACTCATCGAAAACTTAGATACTTTAGGTTCTCCTGAAATAGGTGGTAAAAATAAGTATCTTATACATGATGATAGCTTAGTTGAAGGCGATCCTCAACTAAATTCTTTCACATATGAGCTTAGTGCTTCTAGAGGTTGTCCTTTTGCATGTTCTTACTGTAGTTCGATAAACTTAAAAAGGCTATACAATGGAAAAGGAAGATATGTAAGATTTAGAAGCGTAGATAGTGTTATAGCTGAACTTAAAGAAGCAAAGAAAAAGATTAAGAATTTAAAGTTAATTCACTTCTGGGATGAGATTTTTTCAGACGAGCCTGGATGGATAGAACAATTTAATCACGAATATAAAAAAGAAATAAATCTTCCCTTTAATATATGGGGACATCCTCTTAAAATAAATGAAAATATAATCAAGAATTTAGTAGATGCTGGTCTAAATCAAATAGTTGTTGGAATACAAAGTGGTTCTCCTAGAATAAGAAAGCAAGTCTTTAATAGACCTGAGAAGCAAGAAGATATCATAAATTCTAGCAAAGTGCTTTCAAAGTGTAAAGTTCCAAATGTGATATACGACTTTATGCTACAACATCCCTTTGAAACTGTAGACGATCTAAAAGAGACATTTGAATTATGTATGTCTATGGAACCGCCATTTCAATTACAAATTCACGGACTTAACTTCCTACCAGGAACTGATATTGTAGATATGGCTATAGATGATGGCCACTTAACTAATGAAGAATTAGAAAAAATTATGTATAGTTCTATACAAGAGCAATACGATATGTACTGGGGACCAGCGGCAGCTAATAATATTAACGAAAATGATATATGGATTTCTTTAATATATCTTACTCAATTTCCAAGTTTAAAACCTACAATTAGACGCTTAAAAAATGATATCGAAATGGGTAAAAAATTAAAAACAACTATTGCTTTACAAAAAATCATGAAACAAACTAGTAGAGCTAAAAGCCTAGCTCGTAAACTAAAACTAGTTGTTTCAAAGTAA